The following are encoded together in the Ferrimicrobium sp. genome:
- a CDS encoding glycosyltransferase encodes MTIHQFVPVLLPHDAVGNCARELQRRLLLTDPNSHIYVEDVRRSDLDHATPVKEMHLRSGDVLIYHYANFSALAPSLLAQGQTLLYYHNITPEQYFTAWDPDTAIAQRRARQQLERLVHQAMGCLSVSAFNATELRHYGTEAVATVGLFAHYDDLKNEEPTERLGRLLRSWEHRDSPEDWLFVGRLVPNKAQEDLLSSFALYRELTGEDSSLTLVGRPFHPDYLLGLRQRAIDLRISHRVHFLTGGLRARSLGDHYRAARIFVSASLHEGFGAPLLEAMSLGLPVVAVDSSAVPETVGDAGFIVPPHDPLATATAAKLAGEEPLRRELLDRGARRVKRFDNDAVWGRMTAALRELTGIEVA; translated from the coding sequence ATGACCATCCATCAGTTCGTCCCGGTGCTGCTCCCGCATGACGCCGTTGGCAACTGCGCCCGCGAACTGCAGCGTCGGCTCCTCCTCACGGATCCCAACAGCCACATCTATGTGGAGGATGTGCGGCGATCCGATCTCGATCATGCGACTCCGGTCAAGGAGATGCACCTGCGATCAGGGGATGTGTTGATCTATCACTACGCAAACTTCTCCGCGCTCGCCCCCTCGCTCCTTGCTCAGGGGCAAACCCTGCTCTACTATCACAACATCACGCCCGAGCAGTACTTCACCGCATGGGACCCTGACACCGCCATCGCACAGCGGCGTGCACGACAGCAGCTAGAGCGCCTCGTCCATCAGGCGATGGGCTGTCTCTCGGTGTCCGCCTTTAACGCCACGGAGCTCAGACACTACGGAACAGAGGCGGTCGCCACCGTTGGTCTCTTCGCCCATTACGATGACCTCAAAAATGAGGAGCCAACTGAGCGCCTCGGCCGGCTCCTTCGCAGTTGGGAACACCGGGACTCCCCAGAGGACTGGCTCTTTGTCGGGCGGTTAGTGCCCAACAAGGCCCAGGAGGACCTGCTCAGCTCCTTTGCCCTCTATCGAGAACTCACCGGGGAAGATAGTTCCCTCACACTCGTTGGGCGTCCTTTTCACCCGGACTACCTCCTCGGTCTTCGGCAGCGAGCCATCGACCTTCGTATCAGTCATCGGGTGCACTTCCTCACCGGTGGCCTGCGCGCCCGCTCCCTCGGGGATCACTACCGCGCCGCTCGCATCTTCGTCTCCGCCTCACTCCACGAGGGTTTTGGTGCACCCCTTCTGGAGGCGATGTCACTCGGCCTGCCCGTGGTCGCCGTCGACTCATCAGCCGTTCCAGAGACCGTTGGCGATGCCGGTTTCATCGTGCCTCCCCATGATCCGCTCGCAACGGCGACAGCTGCCAAACTCGCTGGCGAGGAACCCTTGCGTCGTGAGCTTCTCGATCGTGGCGCTCGGCGAGTCAAACGCTTCGACAACGACGCTGTCTGGGGCCGGATGACGGCGGCACTCCGCGAACTCACCGGCATCGAGGTGGCCTGA